One part of the Parasphingorhabdus sp. SCSIO 66989 genome encodes these proteins:
- a CDS encoding ribonucleoside-diphosphate reductase subunit alpha, whose protein sequence is MDFRDTTGVMGDQDTVEQDKGADMAEKTNVMDAAVEEKAEAKAAPAKAQPDSKTVNPRRFKIKTDDARDANLTDFGKETLRDRYLLPKESFQDLFARVADAYADDQDHAQRLYDYISNLWFMPATPVLSNGGTGRGLPISCYLNSVDDSLGGIVNTWNENVWLASKGGGIGTYWGSVRGIGEPVGLNGKTSGIIPFVRVMDSLTLAISQGSLRRGSAACYLDISHPEIEEFLEIRKPSGDFNRKALNLHHGVLVTDEFMEAVRDGAEFELRSPKTGEARGSVDARSLFQKLVETRLATGEPYIIFSDTVNRMMPKHHRDLGLKVSTSNLCSEITLPTGRDHLGEDRTAVCCLSSLNLEKWDEWSVDDMFIEDVMRFLDNVLQDYIDRAPEEMARAKYSAMRERSVGMGVMGFHSFLQARGLGFESALAKSWNLKIFKHIHAKASEASMMLAKERGPCPDAADQGVMERFSCKMAIAPTASISIICGGASACIEPIPANIYTHKTLSGSFIVKNPHLEKILKEKSKDSNNVWNSILEQGGSVQHLDFLTPEEKESFKTSFEIDQRWLLELSADRTPYIDQAQSLNLFIPADVDKWDLLMLHFRAWELGIKSLYYLRSKSVQRAGFAGGVEADNTLDPKQVELATAESTDYDECLACQ, encoded by the coding sequence ATGGATTTCAGGGACACGACGGGCGTAATGGGCGATCAAGACACAGTTGAGCAGGATAAAGGTGCGGACATGGCGGAAAAAACCAATGTGATGGACGCTGCCGTTGAGGAGAAGGCGGAAGCCAAGGCTGCGCCTGCCAAAGCCCAGCCGGACAGCAAGACCGTCAACCCGCGCCGATTCAAGATCAAGACCGACGATGCGCGTGACGCCAATCTCACCGATTTTGGCAAGGAAACGCTGCGCGACCGCTATTTGCTGCCGAAAGAGAGCTTTCAGGATCTGTTCGCCCGCGTCGCGGACGCCTATGCCGATGATCAGGATCACGCCCAGCGGCTCTATGACTATATCTCGAACCTGTGGTTCATGCCGGCAACCCCGGTGCTGTCCAATGGCGGCACCGGTCGCGGCCTGCCGATTAGCTGTTATCTCAACAGCGTTGACGACAGCCTGGGCGGCATCGTCAACACCTGGAACGAGAATGTCTGGCTTGCCAGCAAGGGCGGCGGCATCGGCACCTATTGGGGCAGTGTGCGCGGCATTGGTGAGCCGGTCGGCCTGAATGGCAAGACCAGCGGCATCATCCCGTTTGTGCGGGTGATGGACTCGCTGACGCTGGCGATTTCGCAGGGTTCGCTGCGCCGCGGATCGGCGGCCTGTTATCTCGATATTTCGCACCCGGAGATTGAGGAATTCCTCGAAATCCGCAAGCCATCGGGAGACTTTAACCGCAAGGCATTGAACCTGCACCATGGCGTTCTGGTCACCGATGAATTTATGGAAGCGGTGCGCGATGGCGCGGAATTTGAGCTGCGATCACCCAAGACCGGCGAGGCGCGTGGTTCGGTCGATGCGCGTTCGCTGTTCCAGAAGCTGGTTGAGACCCGTCTCGCCACCGGCGAGCCCTATATCATCTTCTCCGACACGGTGAACCGGATGATGCCCAAGCACCACCGCGATCTGGGGTTGAAGGTCTCGACCTCCAACCTGTGTTCGGAAATCACCCTGCCCACGGGTCGCGACCATCTGGGTGAGGATCGCACCGCGGTGTGCTGCCTGTCCTCGCTCAATCTTGAGAAATGGGACGAATGGTCGGTTGATGACATGTTTATCGAGGATGTGATGCGCTTCCTCGACAATGTGCTGCAGGACTATATTGACCGTGCGCCCGAAGAAATGGCGCGGGCGAAATATTCAGCGATGCGCGAGCGTTCAGTCGGCATGGGCGTGATGGGCTTTCACAGCTTCTTACAAGCCCGCGGCCTGGGCTTTGAAAGCGCGCTGGCGAAGAGCTGGAACCTTAAAATCTTCAAGCATATCCATGCCAAAGCATCGGAAGCCTCGATGATGCTGGCCAAGGAGCGAGGCCCATGCCCGGACGCTGCCGATCAGGGTGTGATGGAGCGTTTCTCGTGCAAAATGGCGATCGCACCGACGGCTTCGATCTCGATTATCTGCGGTGGTGCATCGGCCTGTATCGAGCCGATCCCGGCGAATATCTACACCCATAAGACGCTGTCGGGCAGCTTTATCGTCAAGAACCCGCATCTGGAGAAAATCCTCAAGGAGAAATCCAAGGACAGCAATAATGTGTGGAACTCGATCCTGGAACAGGGCGGCAGCGTCCAGCATCTCGATTTCCTGACGCCGGAAGAGAAAGAGAGCTTCAAGACCAGCTTCGAGATTGACCAGCGCTGGCTGCTCGAACTGTCGGCAGACCGCACCCCCTATATCGATCAGGCGCAGTCGCTCAACCTGTTCATCCCGGCTGATGTCGACAAATGGGACTTGCTGATGCTGCACTTCCGCGCCTGGGAGCTGGGCATCAAGTCGCTCTATTATCTGCGCTCCAAATCGGTGCAGCGCGCCGGTTTCGCTGGCGGCGTGGAAGCCGACAATACGCTCGACCCGAAACAGGTCGAGCTGGCGACGGCAGAGAGCACCGATTATGATGAGTGTCTGGCGTGTCAGTGA
- a CDS encoding fumarate hydratase — MTTLIKADDLIESVADALQFISYYHPMDYIRALGEAYKAEQGPAAKDAIAQILTNSRMCAEGHRPICQDTGIVNVFVRWGMECRLDDTSRPMQEIVDEGVRKAYRHPENPLRASILADPAFTRRNTGDNTPSVLHIEMVPGNTVEIDVAAKGGGSENKSKFKMMNPSDSIVDWVLEMVPQMGAGWCPPGMLGIGIGGTAEKAVLLAKQSLMGDIDMAQLKQRGPRNDVEELRIEIYDKVNALGIGAQGLGGLSTILDVKILDAPCHAAGKPVAMIPNCAATRHAHFTLDGSGPAYLEPPKLDEWPDVNWTPSKEAKRVQLDTLTPEEVASWKQGDRLLLNGKMLTGRDAAHKRIKDMLDKGEELPVEFKGRVIYYVGPVDPVGEEVVGPAGPTTATRMDKFTDMMLEQGLLAMVGKAERGLDTVKSIAKHKSAYLMAVGGSAYLVARAIKGSKIVGFEDLGMEAIYEFEVKDMPVTVAVDGNGDSVHHLAPLVWQEKIRKEGLLEEV, encoded by the coding sequence ATGACCACCCTGATCAAAGCCGATGACCTTATCGAGAGCGTTGCCGATGCGCTGCAATTTATCAGCTATTATCATCCGATGGATTATATCCGTGCGCTGGGTGAAGCCTATAAGGCCGAGCAAGGCCCTGCCGCGAAGGACGCCATTGCCCAGATATTGACCAACAGCCGCATGTGCGCCGAGGGGCATCGGCCGATCTGCCAGGACACCGGCATCGTCAATGTGTTTGTCCGCTGGGGCATGGAGTGTCGGCTCGATGACACCAGCCGCCCAATGCAGGAGATTGTCGATGAGGGCGTGCGCAAGGCCTATCGCCATCCGGAAAACCCGCTGCGCGCCTCAATCCTGGCCGACCCGGCCTTTACCCGGCGCAACACCGGCGACAATACGCCCTCGGTGCTGCATATCGAAATGGTTCCGGGCAACACGGTGGAGATCGATGTCGCGGCCAAGGGCGGCGGCAGCGAGAATAAGTCCAAGTTCAAGATGATGAACCCCAGTGACAGCATTGTCGACTGGGTGCTGGAAATGGTGCCGCAAATGGGTGCGGGCTGGTGTCCACCGGGGATGCTCGGCATCGGCATTGGCGGCACGGCGGAAAAGGCGGTACTGCTCGCCAAGCAATCGCTGATGGGCGATATTGATATGGCGCAGCTGAAACAACGCGGACCGCGTAATGACGTGGAAGAACTGCGCATCGAGATTTATGACAAGGTCAATGCGCTGGGTATCGGCGCGCAGGGGTTGGGCGGCCTGTCGACCATTCTCGACGTCAAGATCCTCGACGCGCCCTGTCATGCGGCGGGCAAGCCGGTGGCGATGATCCCCAATTGCGCCGCCACCCGCCATGCGCATTTCACCCTGGATGGTTCTGGCCCGGCCTATCTTGAGCCGCCCAAGCTGGACGAATGGCCCGATGTCAACTGGACCCCGAGCAAGGAAGCCAAGCGGGTCCAGCTCGATACGCTGACACCCGAAGAGGTCGCCTCATGGAAACAGGGCGACCGGCTGTTGCTTAATGGCAAGATGCTGACCGGACGCGATGCCGCGCATAAGCGGATCAAGGATATGCTCGACAAGGGCGAGGAACTGCCGGTCGAGTTCAAGGGGCGCGTTATCTATTATGTCGGCCCTGTTGATCCGGTGGGCGAGGAAGTGGTCGGCCCTGCCGGTCCCACGACGGCAACCCGCATGGACAAATTTACCGATATGATGCTCGAGCAAGGCCTGCTCGCCATGGTCGGCAAGGCCGAGCGCGGGCTGGATACGGTCAAGTCGATCGCCAAACACAAATCGGCCTATCTGATGGCGGTGGGCGGCAGCGCCTATCTCGTCGCCCGCGCGATCAAGGGCAGCAAGATTGTCGGCTTTGAAGACCTTGGCATGGAAGCGATTTACGAATTTGAGGTCAAGGATATGCCGGTGACCGTCGCTGTGGATGGCAATGGCGACAGCGTCCACCATCTGGCGCCGCTGGTTTGGCAGGAGAAGATCAGGAAAGAGGGATTGCTGGAGGAGGTGTAA
- a CDS encoding MarR family winged helix-turn-helix transcriptional regulator, with protein MIIKIYAACIFMRMDKALENRIGAFALTVSDKVQQAITTRFDKAGETPAALTAIGAAPGLTISDLQPVLRLSQPGTVRLVDRLVADGLVEKRKGEDARQVLLYLTAKGKRLRRSLLDLRHQAIVQLTQGLDVAQRETLIGLLDQMMRDYPTCEMDKYQACRMCDQDACARCPIPAL; from the coding sequence ATGATTATCAAAATATATGCGGCATGTATATTTATGCGCATGGACAAGGCATTGGAAAATCGCATCGGCGCCTTTGCGCTTACCGTATCAGACAAAGTGCAACAGGCGATTACAACCCGCTTTGACAAGGCGGGCGAAACACCTGCGGCACTTACCGCGATCGGCGCGGCACCAGGACTTACGATCAGCGATCTGCAGCCGGTGCTGCGTCTGTCACAGCCGGGCACGGTGCGGCTGGTGGACCGGCTGGTGGCCGATGGTCTGGTGGAAAAACGCAAGGGCGAAGATGCGCGGCAGGTGCTGCTCTATCTCACCGCCAAGGGCAAACGCCTGCGCCGCAGCCTGCTTGATCTGAGGCATCAGGCGATTGTGCAACTGACCCAAGGGCTGGACGTTGCGCAGCGCGAGACGCTGATTGGCCTGCTCGACCAGATGATGCGCGACTATCCGACATGCGAGATGGATAAATATCAGGCCTGTCGCATGTGCGATCAGGATGCGTGTGCGCGCTGCCCGATTCCGGCGCTTTAA
- a CDS encoding nuclear transport factor 2 family protein, with protein sequence MEPQDMYRLAQDLGEAKNRQNVYDALKFMHEDMVLESPAWGLVARGKTENAAVLEAFFNDYPDYHVSFDNYVADGSHFIGWGTVQMTMAAHAHDAGGQRPNGRRITLPVTIRMGFKDGLIAHEVFNCDLMQIALQSGITPNTIANAVFPMQKEADHAA encoded by the coding sequence GTGGAACCACAAGATATGTATCGCCTTGCCCAAGATCTGGGCGAGGCCAAGAACAGGCAGAATGTCTATGATGCTTTGAAGTTCATGCATGAGGATATGGTGCTGGAATCCCCGGCATGGGGGCTGGTCGCGCGTGGCAAGACAGAGAATGCGGCGGTTTTGGAAGCGTTTTTCAACGATTATCCCGATTATCATGTCAGCTTTGACAACTATGTCGCCGATGGCAGTCATTTTATCGGCTGGGGTACGGTGCAAATGACCATGGCCGCGCATGCCCATGATGCCGGGGGCCAGCGTCCCAACGGTCGGCGCATCACACTGCCGGTTACCATCCGCATGGGGTTTAAGGACGGGCTGATTGCGCATGAGGTTTTCAACTGTGATCTGATGCAGATTGCCTTGCAGTCGGGCATAACCCCCAACACCATCGCCAACGCCGTTTTCCCAATGCAGAAGGAGGCCGATCATGCCGCATGA
- a CDS encoding DUF3237 domain-containing protein has protein sequence MPHETDQEIETEFLFEARVTLDPVPIEVGATPDGHRAIYVVTGGTFDGPKLRGRVLPAAGADWVRQRPDGAFHLDVRFCLETHDGAVLYLHWNGRFHAAPEDLEYATDQSKADDPAGAHRYYFRTAPQFETGDERYAWLNNIIAVSTSRTGDGGVIHRVFAVK, from the coding sequence ATGCCGCATGAAACTGATCAGGAGATTGAAACCGAATTTCTTTTCGAGGCCCGCGTTACGCTTGATCCGGTGCCAATCGAGGTGGGCGCAACACCGGATGGGCATCGCGCTATATATGTCGTCACCGGCGGCACATTTGACGGGCCGAAGCTGCGCGGCAGAGTGCTGCCCGCTGCCGGTGCCGACTGGGTGCGCCAGCGCCCCGATGGCGCGTTTCACCTTGATGTCCGCTTTTGTCTCGAAACGCATGATGGCGCAGTGCTCTATTTACACTGGAATGGCCGCTTCCACGCTGCGCCGGAGGATCTGGAATACGCCACCGACCAAAGCAAAGCCGATGATCCGGCAGGCGCACATCGCTATTATTTCCGCACCGCGCCGCAATTTGAGACCGGCGATGAACGCTATGCCTGGCTCAACAATATCATCGCCGTCTCGACATCACGCACCGGCGATGGCGGCGTGATCCATCGGGTTTTTGCGGTCAAATAG
- the katG gene encoding catalase/peroxidase HPI, with amino-acid sequence MNDESKCPVMGHTSVEAIVGHMTNQLWWPNNVDLSPLKANSEKSDPMADGFDYAAEFESLDLEAVRQDIFALMTDSQEWWPADYGHYGPLFIRMAWHAAGTYRTFDGRGGAGTGQQRFAPLNSWPDNANLDKARMLLWPIKKKYGRKLSWADLLVFAGNCAIEHMGLKPFGFGGGRADVWEPEEVNWGPESEWMGEDRFEGERELFDPLGAVHMGLIYVNPEGPSGEPDPARSAHDIRVTFARMAMNDEETVALTAGGHTFGKAHGAGDDSLVGPEPEGANMAAMGKGWLSSHGSGKGDDTITSGLEGPWTPTPNKWNSEYFEVLLGYEWELTKSPAGANQWTPKAGQDAPEAPMAHDPSKTQPLMMTTADMAMKVDPEYRKISERFRDNPDQLADAFARAWFKLTHRDMGPKSRYKGNEVPAEDLIWQDPVPAAEGGALSDGDIAALKQAILDSGLSVSRLVATAWASASTYRGTDHRGGANGARIRLAPQKDWAANDPAELAKALEALESVRAASGKSVSMADMIVLGGCAAVEKAAKDAGVDVTVPFTPGRTDATDEHTDAESFAPLEPRNDGFRNYHTGSDYRSTEELLVDKAALLTLTMPEMTVLVGGMRALDANAGGSQHGVLTDRPGLLTNDFFVNIVDLGTTWEATDDSEMEFVGSDRATGEKKWTGTRADLIFGSNSELRAQAEAYATDDAHEAFVHAFVAAWDKVMNLDRFDV; translated from the coding sequence ATGAATGACGAAAGCAAATGCCCGGTAATGGGTCATACCAGTGTCGAGGCCATTGTCGGCCATATGACCAACCAGCTATGGTGGCCCAATAATGTGGATCTGAGCCCGCTCAAGGCCAATTCGGAAAAGAGTGATCCGATGGCCGACGGCTTTGACTATGCTGCAGAATTTGAGAGCCTCGATTTGGAGGCTGTGCGTCAGGATATCTTCGCGCTGATGACCGACTCGCAAGAGTGGTGGCCAGCGGACTATGGCCATTATGGCCCGCTGTTCATCCGCATGGCCTGGCACGCGGCCGGCACCTATCGCACCTTTGATGGTCGCGGTGGCGCAGGCACCGGGCAGCAGCGTTTTGCCCCGCTCAATAGCTGGCCCGATAATGCCAATCTCGACAAGGCGCGTATGCTGCTTTGGCCGATCAAGAAGAAATATGGCCGCAAGCTGAGCTGGGCCGATCTGCTGGTCTTTGCCGGCAACTGCGCGATTGAGCATATGGGTCTCAAGCCCTTCGGCTTTGGCGGCGGTCGTGCCGATGTCTGGGAGCCGGAAGAAGTCAATTGGGGCCCCGAGTCCGAATGGATGGGCGAAGACCGTTTTGAAGGCGAGCGCGAACTGTTCGATCCGCTCGGCGCGGTGCATATGGGCCTGATCTATGTCAATCCAGAAGGCCCTTCCGGCGAGCCTGACCCGGCCCGTTCGGCACATGATATCCGCGTCACCTTTGCCCGCATGGCGATGAATGATGAGGAAACCGTGGCACTGACCGCAGGTGGTCACACCTTCGGCAAGGCACATGGTGCCGGTGATGACAGCCTGGTCGGCCCTGAGCCCGAAGGCGCGAACATGGCCGCTATGGGCAAAGGCTGGCTCAGCAGCCATGGCTCGGGCAAGGGTGATGACACCATCACTAGCGGTCTGGAAGGTCCATGGACGCCAACGCCGAACAAGTGGAACAGCGAATATTTTGAAGTGCTGCTCGGCTATGAGTGGGAGCTGACCAAGAGCCCTGCCGGTGCCAATCAGTGGACGCCGAAAGCCGGTCAGGACGCGCCCGAAGCGCCGATGGCACATGACCCGAGCAAGACTCAGCCGCTGATGATGACCACCGCCGATATGGCGATGAAGGTCGACCCGGAATATCGCAAGATTTCCGAGCGCTTCCGCGACAATCCCGATCAGCTCGCTGACGCTTTTGCCCGCGCATGGTTCAAACTGACCCACCGCGATATGGGGCCGAAGAGCCGCTACAAGGGCAATGAGGTTCCGGCCGAAGACCTGATCTGGCAGGATCCGGTTCCGGCAGCAGAAGGCGGCGCGCTGAGCGATGGCGATATTGCTGCGCTCAAACAGGCGATCCTCGACTCCGGTCTCTCGGTATCGCGCCTGGTCGCAACCGCATGGGCCTCTGCCTCGACCTATCGCGGCACTGACCACCGCGGCGGCGCCAATGGTGCGCGCATCCGTCTCGCGCCGCAAAAGGACTGGGCTGCCAATGATCCGGCAGAGCTGGCCAAAGCTCTCGAAGCACTGGAAAGCGTACGCGCTGCCTCTGGTAAGTCGGTCTCAATGGCGGACATGATCGTTCTCGGCGGCTGCGCTGCGGTCGAAAAGGCCGCGAAAGATGCTGGCGTTGACGTCACCGTGCCGTTCACCCCGGGCCGCACCGACGCGACTGACGAGCACACCGATGCTGAAAGCTTCGCGCCGCTTGAGCCGCGCAATGACGGTTTCCGCAACTATCACACCGGCAGCGATTATCGCTCGACCGAAGAACTGCTGGTCGACAAGGCGGCGCTGCTGACGCTGACCATGCCGGAAATGACGGTATTGGTGGGCGGCATGCGCGCGCTCGACGCCAATGCGGGCGGTTCGCAACATGGTGTGCTGACCGACCGTCCGGGCCTGCTGACCAATGACTTCTTCGTCAACATTGTCGACCTGGGCACCACATGGGAAGCCACCGACGATAGCGAGATGGAGTTTGTCGGCAGCGACCGCGCCACCGGCGAGAAGAAATGGACCGGCACCCGCGCCGACCTGATCTTCGGTTCCAACTCGGAACTGCGCGCACAGGCCGAAGCCTATGCCACCGATGATGCGCATGAGGCTTTCGTCCATGCCTTTGTCGCCGCATGGGACAAGGTGATGAACCTCGATCGCTTCGACGTATAA